The genomic interval CCAAGGTCTTTACAGGCTTTCACGCCTGAAGCAATCGCCAAACCGTGAGTGATGGCTTTCTCACCCAGGTTCAGTTCACGACGAGTTGGTACGTTGAAGACGAGCTTACGTAGTGGGCGACGTGTTTCTGGCTTCACGCTCTTGAATTGATCAAAGGTATACAGGCCATCTTTCGTTGCTTCAACCGCTTGGCGCACTTTCCAGTACGTGTCACGGCCTTTAACGTGCAGTTCAGTTAGGAAGCACACCGCTTCCATAGAGCCTGTTTCGTTAAGTGTATTGATGGTTTTCTGAATGATCTCTTTATATTGGCGTTCACCAAGCTCACGCTCTTTACCGCAACCAACTAAAAGAACACGTTCAGAAAGCACACCTGGAACTTGATGCAGCAGTAGCATCTGACCTGGTTTACCTTCTAGATCACCACGGCGAAGTAGTGAACTGATGTAACCGTCACTGATTTTATCGAGTTGTTCGGCTACTGGAGAAAGGCGACGTGGTTCAAACACACCAACAACGATACATGCGCTACGTTGTTTCTCTGGACTGCCACTTTTTACACTGAACTCCATGCGTACTCCTACATCCTGAAGACAAATAGTTCTAAATGTTAGATAATGACCGCTTACTTGTTGAATTCTATTCTCGGTCTACTCTGTAAGTTACAGATTAACATTTAGTCAGTTTTTTTGAAAAATAAAAGGTTCAACGGGAAATTATAGTGATTCGACCAAAAAAACAAGTTTTGTATAGGTAATTTCAGCGTGATTATTGTTAGATATTTGATCCGCGAAACACTCAAGAGCCAATTTGCGATCTTTTTCGTACTTTTTTTGGTGTTTCTCAGCCAGCAGTTCATTAGTGTGTTAGCAGATGCGTCGGATGGCGATATTCCGGCCAGTTTGATCATGTCGATTGTCGCGTTGAACATGCCATCGATGGGACTGTTAATGCTACCACTCAGTCTGTATATCGGTATTTTGATTACCTTTGGTCGACTTTACGCGGAAAGTGAAATCGTGGTGATGAACGCCACGGGTATTGGCAATAAGTTCCTGATTCAAGCTGCATTGTACTTGGCAGTGATCACCTCCGGCGTGGCTGCGTTCAACTCATTGTGGTTGTCTCCTTGGTCGATGGACCGTGTTGAGCAACTGACCGAACAGGTGGCGGCTGAAAATAGTGTCGATTTATTAAAGAAAGGCCAATTTCAGTTCACTCCTGATCGCTCTTCGGTGGTTTTCATTGATGATATTAAAGATAAACAGCTGTCTAATGTGTTTGTCGCACAGCTTATGCCCAGAGATTCCATTCTACCGAGCGTGATGTTCGCTAATGGCGGTGAGGTGAAAGAGCTGTCTGATGGTCGTCAGATCATCTCTATGAAGCAAGGGACACGCTACGAAGGCGTGCCAACTCGCGTAGAGTACATGATCACGGAATTTGAACAGTACGATGGTTTAATTGGTCAACGTTCTGTCAAACAGCGAGGGCGAGATTGGGATGCGATTCCAACGCTAGAGCTGATTGGTCATCCTGACCCAGAAGCGCAAGCTGAACTGCAATGGCGAGTTTCCCTATTCGTTTGTATCCCTCTACTGACCATGCTGGTTATCCCACTTTCAGCGGTGAACCCGCGTCAAGGGCGATTTGCCAAAATGGGGCCGGCTATCCTTATTTATCTTGCGTATTTCTTGTCGATCAGTGCAACGAAATCTGCGTTGGAAGAGGGGGATATTTCTGCCTCGATTGGTATGTGGCCTATTAATGGTTTGCTACTGCTGGTGGCGATTATGGCGAATTTCATGGACAGCGTTGCCGTTAGACGAATCAAAGACAATTTTAGAAAGAAGAGGCTAGCGTAAATCGTGTTTAAAATTTTAGACCTTTACATCGGTAGAACGATCGTAGCAACCACCTCTTTGGTATTGGTCACCTTTGTTGGCCTTTCTGGCATCATTAAGTATGTTGAGCAATTGCGTAAAGTGGGCAAAGGGACATATGACCTCTTGCATGCGCTGTACTTTGTTGTTTTGAGCATTCCTCGCGATATCGAAATGTTTTTCCCAATGGCCGCCTTGCTTGGTGCTCTGATTGGGCTTGGCATGCTGGCGTCAAGTTCAGAATTGGTGGTGATGCAGGCTGCTGGTTTTTCTAAGCTGGATATCGGCGTCTCCGTGTTAAAAACCGCAGTACCGTTAATGCTGGTGGTGATGGCTCTGGGTCAATGGGGCGCACCAGACGCACAGAAAATGGCCCGCGATTTGCGTTCATTTGCCTTATCTGGCGGTAGTATTGTTTCCGTGCGCAGTGGTGTCTGGGCCAAAGATGCTAATGATTTTATCTTTATCGGTAAGGTAGATGAGGACAAGCTCTACGGGCTTAACATGTGGAAGTTTGACCAGAATAAGAAGCTGCAATCGGTCATTTTTGCCGAAGAGGTTGATTACCAACAAGACAATCGCTGGTTGATGCGTTACGTGCAAATAACCGATATGCAAGATGAGAAAGTCATTTCCAAACATTCATTAGAGCAGATGGAATGGGAAACCTCATTGGCTCCCGATAAGTTAGCTGTTGTGACGGTAAAACCGGAAGAGCTTTCTCTTAGTGGCCTTTATGACTATGTGACCTATCTCAAAGCCTCCGAGCAAGATGCTTCTCGCTACGAGTTAGCGTTTTGGCGTAAGTTGACTCAGCCCATTTCGATTGCAGTGATGATGTTGATGGCATTGTCATTTGTGTTTGGTCCGCTTCGAAGTGTCACTATGGGGGCGAGAGTGATCTCAGGTGTGATTGCGGGTTTTGCTTTTTACATTTCCAGCGAGTTCTTTGGGCCTTTGACGTTGGTGTATGGTATTCCACCAGTGTTTGGGGCAGTGGCTCCGAGCATTGTGTTCTTTATCGTTGCAGTGATGTTGTTGAACCGAAAACTGCAATAAATAATGGGATTGACTTGCGAAAGAAAAGAAGATGGAAGGCAATATGCCTTCCATTTTTTATTGTGTTTTTAACTCGAGCGCCTAGATTGATCGGTTTTGGATTATCTTACTTTAGGAAGCAAAACGACTTCCGTTTTGGCCCAAATGTCGTGAAAGCCCCTTTTCTTCGGGTCGATTGGTACAGTGAAATTTGCCAAACCAAACGCAGAAGTGGCAATGCGTATTAGAGCTTGAGTTGAGGTAATCATCGAACCGTCGTGATTACGTACTTGAATCTTCCATGCTCGCATTCCAAGCGTTTGGCCTGCTCGAGTCCAAAAATAGACTAAGAAGTAGATCCATACAGCGGCAAGATAGAAAGTAAAGAGCGGGCTGATGATTGGGTGTCGGCTGAGTAAATCAGCGGCATCCACATATTCGCCATAACTGATCAAGCCCATCCCATTCAGTGCAAACAGGATGGCCATCACGACCCCGGCCGCCATCATTTCTAAAGCAATAATAATCAAAGCGTCATAAAAAAGTGCCGCAAGGCGACGAAAAAGCCCAGCAGGCGGTAATGTTGTTGTAGTCATCATCGTTCACTTACCATTCAAATTGTGCGTCAGGATATAGATTCAACCCTATGAAGAAAAGAGAGCTAGAGCACACTGTGTTCATTTGTGGCGAAAACTTAGGCAAACGGTAATTATTTCAATCTTTTGCTCTTGCACAACCGAAAAGCTTACGTATAATGCCAAGCATCGAAAGGCAATAGCCTAAAGATGCCGGTGTGGTGAAATTGGTATACACGACGGATTCAAAATCCGTTTCCTTCGGGAGTGGCGGTTCAAGTCCGCCCACCGGTACCATACATAGAAAGGTCGCTTTTATAGCGGCCTTTCGTCGTTTTGGGTTTTTGAAAAACTCTCTTTGCTCTCTTTGCTCTCTTTGCTCTCTTTGCTCTCTTTGCTCTCTTTGCTCTCTTTGCTCTCTTTGCTCTCTTTGCTCTCTTTCTGCATTTGTATTGCTTTCTCTCCTATGCCGCCGCTTTTCTAGCACTAAGTGTTCAATCAAGCAGACTTTGTCACAAGTACCTCAATTTAAAATACTTCAATCACTTCGTTGAGCTCTTAAGCGAGTTGCGTTTCTCCGACATAAACAAAAAAAGCGCGGAGAAGACTCCGCGCAAACTATCTACATTGTGATAGCAGGAACAGCTTATAGAGCTGTGAATAAGGTGTTCTGTGTGTCAGGTGTCCACGTTACTTGTGAGACATGCGGAACATTGACGAGATAGCGTACTCCTTTGTAACTCACCACATCGCCTTGAGCGTACTCCACATTCAACATCCAGTTTGTTGCTGGATCTGCATTGGTCCATAGGCTAGAGGTTGCTGAGGGGGCCCAATCAGCTTGCGCTGTGTGGCTGGTGACGGCTTTGTAAACCGTCCCTTGATGAAGGACATAGGCGCCTGTTGAGTAGGTTGTATTAACCTGCCACTCTGGTGTGTAGTTGTCCATCGTATCAAAGACGTATCCTGCCTCTTTGGCAATACGGATGAATTCTGCCAGTTTCGGTAGGTTTTGTGTTGCCCCCATACCGCGTTTGCCATCTTCGAATAAGAATTCATGAGTTAAGACAATCACTTTGTCCGCATGTAATGGCGTACCGCAAGGGAATTGTTGGGCTTTAGAGTTAATCGGATTGATGGTGGTAGGAGCACAGCTGTTTAAAGCTGCGTCAACATAGCTCAAAAATGGAACCGCTTCCGTTAAGCTGTTTGCAGGCATCGCAATTCCCCAGTTTTCTGGTGCCCAATCCACATCCCAGCCGTGTGTTTGATAGCCTTTATTGGCCAACATATTCTGTACTTCAATGGATGCTTTGACACTGTTTGAAGGGTTGTCGGGATCACAAACATAACCGGGCTCCCATGGTTTTAGATTGTCCGATGTTGCACAGAGACCATCTGCTTTAAAGCTTTTCGTCACACGCCAGCCGTTAGTGTAGGGAAGACGAGCAAGCTCATCACCCTTGTAGTTCGGGTAGCTGCTAATAGAAGGGAAGTAGCGCTCCAGAACCGCAAGGTTTTGTTCAAAGGTTGCGGCATCATAAACAGGATCTTGATAGGAGTTGATTTGATGATTGCCTGTTGCATTACATTCAGCTCCGCTGTTTGGGCCAAATTCTTCCACGCAGTTATGGATCATGTGGTCGTAACTGTGGTTCCCCACGACATGACCAGAGTCGAGAGCCAACTTGAGCGCCTCAAGTGCTCGGTCTTCATTTTCATCCCCAATTCCATCTAAGTGCCAAGCATTAAAATAGAATGTGGCTTTAATTCCGCCTTCATTGAGCACTCGAATGACATCAAGGCTCGCGTTAATTGGGCCGTCATCAAAGGTCAAATAAATCGTGCCCTTTGGGCTTGTTTGTGCCAAAGCACTTCCTGAAATAACGATACTCGCAGCAGTAAGTAAAGCCAGTTTTTTTAATTTCATTTTTATATCCTTTTTGAAATTAATTAATAATGACGTTGCTAGTTTTATATTGATAGAAATGTTTTTATATTCGCTAATTAAATAACGATTAATCAAAAGCGTTGCTCTCTTCTTGGTTATTATCCTATCCATGATTGCCAATCTAAAAATAGGGTTAATTGTTCGAAATGAGATTTCGTTCACGAACAATGCAACCGGTTGCGCTTTTTTGCATGGATTTATTTTGCTACAGTTTTTAGGTCAGATTTTGAACAAGGGAAAATAAGCAATGAAAAAGATTTTGTTATGCTGTAGTGCGGGCATGTCAACGAGTATGCTGGTCAAGAAAATGGAGCAAGCTGCCGCGAGCAAAGGGATTGAATGCAAGATTGATGCATTATCGGTCAATGCCTTTGAGGAAGCGATTAAAGAATACGATGTTTGTCTGTTAGGGCCGCAAGTGCGATTCCAACTCGAGTCTTTGCAGAAGACAGCGCAGGAGCATGGTAAGAATATTGCGGCGATCTCTCCGCAAGCGTACGGAATGATGAAGGGTGATGAAGTTCTTCAGCAAGCGCTAGATTTAATTAACTAATTCGCGAACGTAAAAATTTAAGGAGTTAATCAGGCTATATATTAAATATGGCTAATGGTTGCTTTGTCTAAAAATAAGGAAGGATTCTATGAAGCTTTATGATGCGATAATTGGAGTGGTTGAAAAATATATTGCTCCAATAGCGGCTAAAGTTGGTAATCAGCCTCACGTGAGAGCGATGCGTGATGGTTTTATCGTGGCCATGCCATTTATTATAGTCGGTAGTTTTATTTTAATTTTTGCTTTTCCACCTTTTTCAGAAGATACCACTAATACTTTTGGTCGAGTGTGGTTAGATTTTGCTACTAAGCACTTCGATACCATTATGATGCCCTTCAATATGTCGATGGGGATCATGACGATATTTGTCTCGTTGGGGGTCGCTTACAGTTTAGCGAAAGCTTACAAAATGGATGGCATCACGAGTGCTGTGTTATCACTGATGTGCTTTTTGTTGGTGGCAGCACCAGCTAAAGATGGTGCTTTATCGATGGCACACATGGGCGGAACGGGAATCTTCACTGCAGTGATGTGTGCCTTCTTCGCGGTGGAGCTCTATCGCTTTATGAAAAAGCACAACATTACTATTCGAATGCCAGAACAAGTTCCTCCTGCGATTGCACGATCCTTCGAGGTTCTACTGCCAGTCTTAGCAATTTTTATTACGCTCTACCCACTGAGTTTATTCGTGCAAGCCCAATACGATATGTTGATTCCAGATGCGGTTATGGCAATGTTTAAACCTCTGATCAGCGCATCTAATACACTTCCTGCTATTATTGGTGCCTTGTTGGTATGTCAGCTATTGTGGTTTGCTGGTATTCACGGTGCGGCCATTGTTGTTGGCCTGCTGTCTCCTATCTTCCTAACGAATATCAGTGCAAACATTGATGCGTTCGTCGCCGGACAGCCCGTTCCAAACGTCTTTACTCAACCATTCTGGGATTTCTACATCTTTATTGGTGGCTCTGGTGCGACATTAGCGCTAGTGATGTTGATGTCTTTCAGCCGTTCAGCGCATTTAAAGAGCATTGGTCGCATGAGTGCGGTACCAGGACTTTTCCAGATTAACGAACCCGTTATCTTCGGTAGCCCTGTGGTGATGAACCCAATTCTCTTCCTACCATTTGTTTTTGCTCCAGTGATTAACGCCACTATCGCTTACTTTGCTGTTCAGTTTGGTTTTGTTGGCATGGGCGTAGCGACAACGCCTTGGACAACCCCGGCCATCATCGGTGCATCATGGGGAAGTGGCTGGACATTTACGCCGATTCTCCTCGTTGTTGGGCTACTAATTCTTGATCTCTTCATCTATCTGCCATTTTTCAAAATGTTTGAGAAACAGATTCTGGAGCAAGAGCAACCCACGACAGAATCTCAAGAGCAGCCACAAGGCAGTGGCCAAGGTGTTACCGCTTAATTTATCGAGATTTGAGGCTGCATAGTCGCAGCCTCTCTTTGGAGGAGAGAAAAATGGAACAAGAACTGGTGGTGATGGAAATCATTTGTAATGCCGGTGAAGCAAGAAGTTTGTGCTTTGAAGCATTGAAATTATCACGAAAGAAAGAGTTTGCATTGGCAGACGAAAAACTGGCTCAAGCAAAGGAGTGTTTGAACAAGTCACACCTAGTGCAAACGCAACTGATTGAAGAAGATCAGGGTGAAGGCAAAGTGCCTATGACATTGGTCATGGTGCATGCACAGGATCACCTTATGACGACAATCTTGGCTCATGAGCTTGCAGTAGAAATGGTCGAACTTCATAAGCAGTTGGCTGGATGAGGAAGTCTTATGTCTAGAAAAGGACTAAAACTTGCGATTATCGGGGGAGGCAGTAGCTATACCCCAGAGTTAGTCGAAGGTGTATTAAAAAGAGCAGCATTTCTGCCAGTAGAGCAAATCCATTTTGTCGATATTGAGGCGGGTGCAGAAAAACTGGAGATCATTCGTCAGTTATCGCAAAGAATGGTGGATAAGGTTGGCGTTAAAATTGAGATCAAAGCAGGCTTTGATCGTAGAGAAGCGATCTTGGGTGCCGATTTTGTCATGACACAATTTCGTGTAGGCGGATTAGCCGCTCGAGCTAGCGATGAGCGCATTCCATTGAAGTATGATGTGATTGGTCAAGAAACCACAGGGCCAGGTGGTTTTGCTAAAGCACTGCGCACCATCCCGGTAATCCTCGATATTTGTCGAGATATCGAAGAGTTAGCACCTGAGGCTTGGATGCTGAACTTTACCAATCCAGCAGGGCTGGTTTCTGAAGCGGTAAGTAAGTACTCCAAGGTGAAAAGCATTGGCTTATGCAATGTGCCAGTTTCGATGCAAATGATGATTGCAGAGATGATGGATTGCGAGCCCAAGGAATTGCAGCTTGAGTTTGCTGGCCTTAATCACTTGGTATGGGTACATAACGCTTGGCTAGACGGAAAAAATATCACGGAGACCGTGTTGGAAAAAGTTGGTGATGGTGCCAATTTCAGCATGAAGAACATTTGGGAAGAACCTTGGGATCCCACCTTCTTAAAAGCCTTAGGGGCCATTCCTTGCCCTTATCATCGCTACTTTTATCAAACAGACGCAATGTTGGCTGAAGAGAAGCAAAGCGCGTTAGAAAAAGGCACGCGAGCTGAGCAGGTGATGGAAACTGAAAAAGCGTTGTTCCAGCTTTATCAAGATCCCAGTTTAGACCATAAACCTGAAGAGTTAGAGCAACGTGGTGGGGCGTACTATTCAGATGCGTCACTAAACTTGGTGGATGCGATTTACAACAACCGAAACAGTATCCATGTGGTTAACGTCTTAAATAATGGTGCGATAAATACGTTGCCGGATAACGCCGTGATTGAATGCAGTTCAGTGGTAGGAAGTTGGGGAGCTAAGCCGATTGCTATAGGCACTTTGTCACCAAAAGTCAGTGGACTGTTACATCAAGTGAAAGCATATGAACAATTAGCGATCGAAGCTGCTGTTCATGGCGATTACCATCAGGCCTTGATGGCATTAGCGAATAATCCATTGGTTCCTGATATTGGTAGAGCTAAGCTGATTTTGGACGATATTCTCCAAGAAAATGCAGAGTACTTACCGCAGTTTAAGTTAACCTCTCTTTAATAATAAGGTGGATGCTGAGATGAAAGTTATTTTTAACGCTGACGATTTTGGCCTCACGCGAGGGGTAAATGATGGCATTGTACAAGCTCATTTAGATGGCGTAGTGCGCTCAACTACGATGATGGTTGGCATGCCAGCAGAAGCGCATGCGGTTGAGTTGGCTAACCATTTGCCGGAGTTAAAAGTAGGCCTTCATCTCAGATTCACTGCGGGGAGACCGCTAACGGAAGGGCAAAACCTAATCGGCAGAGACGGCGATTTCACTCCTTATGGGCAATTTTGGCATCGACGAGACTACGATCCTATTGCGATACACAACGAAGCAGTGGCACAAGTTGAGTACTTTTTGGCGCTGGGATTGAACTTGAGCCATATCGATAGTCACCACCATGCTCATACTCATCCACAATTTGAACCCGTCATTTACGACATTGCGAGAACCTATCAAGTACCGCTGCGAAGCACGGGATTGGCTGGTGAAGAAGAGTTTGGTTGCCGCTATCACTTCACCGATCATTTCTATGACAAGCGAGTAGGGCACGAGTCGCTGATAAAACACTTGTTGAAGTTAAAAGAGCACTATGACGTTGTAGAAGTGATGTGCCACCCCGCCATCGTGGACACTGAGCTAGAAGCTTGCAGTGGTTATGCGAAACAAAGAGAACTTGAACTGGCCATTTTAACCAGTGATGAACTCAAGCTAAGTTTGAGAAAGCATGATATCGAAGTCACGGATTATTCCGAGTTGATTTTTGCACCACTGCACAGCTGTGTATGATTAAGACTGCCAGCATCGCCCCCTAGTCACCTTTCAAGTTGCTGGCAGTCACTTTTTATTGGAGAAGCTCTGAGCGCTTCGAATTGGGTTGAAGGAATGGCAAGAATTAAAGATGTAGCAGAGCTTGCTGGTGTAAACCGCTCTACCGTATCGCGCATTATTAATGGCGAAGGCAAATTTAAAGAAGAAACCAAGAAGAAAGTTGAATGGGCGATGGCGCAACTCAACTACCGACCAAGTGCTATAGCGCGTTCACTGGCCACATCTTCTTCCAATATGGTGGGGCTATTAGTTACCTACTATACAGGTGGTTTCTTCGGAGAAATGATGGACCGTGTTCAAACTGAGTTAGATCAACACAATAAATTCCTCATCACCGCTCAAGGGCACCATTCCGCGCAAGGTGAACGAGATGCAATACAACGCTTTCATGACCTACGTTGTGATGGCTACGTCTTGCACAGCCGTTACTTATCTGATGATGATTTGAGAGAGTTAGCTCAGCAAACAACACCGTTCGTCTTATTAGATAGATACGTCGAAGGATTGGAAGAACGTTGTATTACCTTCGATCATCGAGCGGCTAGTTTGATCGCCGTGAATCATCTAATTCACCAAGGACATCGTCAAATCGGTTGCATTACTGGCCCAAGCCAACGGTATAACAGTCAACTGAGAAAACAAGGCTATCTAGATGCAATGAAGCAGATAGAGAATCAAGGAGGGAGAGCATTATGCATTGAAGGCGATTATGGTCGAAAAAGTGGCTACCGCGCGATGCAAGTTTTGCTTGAACGTGAACCTAGATTGACGGCGGTATTTTCTTGCAGTGAAGAAATGACGATTGGTGCACTGCAATATTTGCATGAGAAGAAAATTGCAGTTCCAGAGCAAATATCTATAGTCAGTTTTGATAGTGTCGATCTGTGTGAGAGCCTTTATCCGACCGTGACAGCGGTGCATTTCCCTATTAGTGAAATGGCGGAAGTGGCGGTTCAAACCTTGATACATCTCATTAAAGATCAACCACTCACCCCTATAGACGGTTTTCAGCCGATACTAAAAAGGCGGAATGCAGACCGTACAATTTAATCGAATCAGACACCTGCAGTAAGTTGAATTGTTGACTATCTTTGTAAGAGACATAACAAGGAGAGAGATATGTTTCAACTTACTCCCTACCTTTACTTTGCCGGACGCTGTGCAGAAGCCCTCGAATTTTATCATCATTGCTTTGGTGGACGTGTAACAAACATCCGTTTGTTCAAAGATGCCCCTCAATATATTGAATCGGTAGAACCTGATTGGATTATGCATGCCGAATTTGAAGCGAATGGTATCCATCTGATGCTCTCCGACGGTGTCGTTGCCAAGGAGTTAGCGGGAAACAATATGGCGTTGTCTCTGCGCGTTGATGATCTCGACATACAATTAAAGTTGTTTGACCAATTGGCTGATGGTGGGCGAGTGATGATGCCTTTAACTGATACCTTTATTGGCAGTCGTTTAGGAAAGGTTGAAGACAAATTTGGTGTTCGTTGGATGATTCACTGTAAATTTACAAATTGATAGTGATTGGAAATGTGAATTGTTATTGATGAATTAATTGACAAAATCCACTAAAATTTCGCCTTTGTTTTAGAAATTTTGGTCTTAACGAGAAGTGGCAACTATCAAAATTACAGTAGATCGTATTCAACCTGGATTACATATACGTCTGCCGTTGAAGTGGAACGAGCACCCTTTTCTATTTAATAGCTTCAAGATCAAGGATCAAGAACAAGTGGAGATGATTCGCCACTTGGGTGTGAAGTGGGTCTTCCTCAATGTTAATCAGAGCGATACGCAGCCATTGCCTGCTAATCAGCAAAACCTTTCTGAAAGTGAACAGCAATCTGAAAAACTTGATGGCGAAACCAAAAAGCTTTGGGATGAAAAGCAAAAGCGTATCGAGAAGTTAAGTTCTTACCGACGTCGTGTCATTCAATGTGAAAAAGAGTTTGAACGTTCGTTGGCGAGAATGCGCTCTGTAATGACCAAAATTCGCAATCGTCCGACCGATGCGGTTGATGAAGCGAAACAACTCATCGATGACATCGTTGAAAAATTGATGAGTGATGACAATGTAACCCTCCATCTCATGAATGGGAAAAGTGAATTTGAAGATATTTATTTTCACTCATTAAACGTGTCCGTCATCGCTATGATGATAGGCCGTGCAAAAGGGTTTAGTGCCGCACAGCTAAAAGAACTTTCATTTGCCGCTTTGTTTCACGATATCGGTAAAATAAAAATTCCCTCTGCGATTGTCCGTAAGCAAACGCCACTCACAGATCCTGAGTTTAATTATCTCAAACTGCATACCAAGTACGGATTGGATTTAGCCAATACAGTAGAAGGTTTTCCTGATAGTGCGAAAAAGGTTATTGCGCAGCATCATGAGCTCAATGATGGTTCCGGTTATCCTGATGGTTTAAAGGAACATGAAATTGACGAGCTGACACAAGTGATTGCGGTGGCGAATGCTTTCGACAATTTATGCCATCACAACATTCCTACAGAACAGAAAATTCCCTACACCGCACTTTCTCATCTATATAAGAACTGCAAGCACCTTTATAGTGCCGAGAACCTGAATATCCTCATTAAGTTCATGGGAGTGTTTCCACCAGGTACGGTCGTACAACTTTCTAATAACATGGTCGGGTTGGTCATTTCCGTCAATGCGGCACATCTACTGTATCCCAATGTTTTGATGTACGACCCAGCAGTACCAAGAACTCAGGCGCCCATCATCGACTTAGCGGATAAAGATATAAAGATCGTCAGTGCCATTCATCCTAATAAATTACCTGACAAAGTGAGAGAGTACTTAAATCCTCGCTCACGAATTTCATATTTCTTTGATAGTGACGATTAGTTATCCACAGGATTTTGTGAATATCTTCTTTATATATTGAAGATAAAACCACAACAAATAAACGTTTGAGTGAATAATCATCACTCGAACGTTTTTTTTAGAAAAAACGGCAAATAGCACTTGCCAAAGAAACTGCCTTCCCTATAATGCGCATCCACCGACACGGCAGACGGCGTAAGGCCTCAGCAACGTCGGGTGAGGTAAAAGCTTCTGAGAAAATAAATTTGAAAAAGTGTTTGACTCTTCAAATTAACTCGCTAGAATGCACCTCCGCTTTGAGAGAAAAACTTCTCGAAAAGCAAAGCTCTTTAACAATATAAACCTATCAATCTGTGTGGGCACTCGTTGATGATAATCCAAAAAATTTATCAATGAACTGAGTGACCAAAACGATACTAAGTATCGGCACAGTCAATTTATTCAGTATTCATTGAGCCGAAGCGCAAGCTTCAAAAAAACTTTTAATTGAAGAGTTTGATCATGGCTCAGATTGAACGCTGGCGGCAGGCCTAACACATGCAAGTCGAGCGGCAGCACAGAGAAACTTGTTTCTCGGGTGGCGAGCGGCGGACGGGTGAGTAATGCCTGGGAAATTGCCCTGATGTGGGGGATAACCATTGGAAACGATGGCTAATACCGCATGATGCCTACGGGCCAAAGAGGGGGACCTTCGGGCCTCTCGCGTCAGGATATGCCC from Vibrio vulnificus NBRC 15645 = ATCC 27562 carries:
- the lptF gene encoding LPS export ABC transporter permease LptF codes for the protein MIIVRYLIRETLKSQFAIFFVLFLVFLSQQFISVLADASDGDIPASLIMSIVALNMPSMGLLMLPLSLYIGILITFGRLYAESEIVVMNATGIGNKFLIQAALYLAVITSGVAAFNSLWLSPWSMDRVEQLTEQVAAENSVDLLKKGQFQFTPDRSSVVFIDDIKDKQLSNVFVAQLMPRDSILPSVMFANGGEVKELSDGRQIISMKQGTRYEGVPTRVEYMITEFEQYDGLIGQRSVKQRGRDWDAIPTLELIGHPDPEAQAELQWRVSLFVCIPLLTMLVIPLSAVNPRQGRFAKMGPAILIYLAYFLSISATKSALEEGDISASIGMWPINGLLLLVAIMANFMDSVAVRRIKDNFRKKRLA
- the lptG gene encoding LPS export ABC transporter permease LptG translates to MFKILDLYIGRTIVATTSLVLVTFVGLSGIIKYVEQLRKVGKGTYDLLHALYFVVLSIPRDIEMFFPMAALLGALIGLGMLASSSELVVMQAAGFSKLDIGVSVLKTAVPLMLVVMALGQWGAPDAQKMARDLRSFALSGGSIVSVRSGVWAKDANDFIFIGKVDEDKLYGLNMWKFDQNKKLQSVIFAEEVDYQQDNRWLMRYVQITDMQDEKVISKHSLEQMEWETSLAPDKLAVVTVKPEELSLSGLYDYVTYLKASEQDASRYELAFWRKLTQPISIAVMMLMALSFVFGPLRSVTMGARVISGVIAGFAFYISSEFFGPLTLVYGIPPVFGAVAPSIVFFIVAVMLLNRKLQ
- a CDS encoding RDD family protein, producing the protein MMTTTTLPPAGLFRRLAALFYDALIIIALEMMAAGVVMAILFALNGMGLISYGEYVDAADLLSRHPIISPLFTFYLAAVWIYFLVYFWTRAGQTLGMRAWKIQVRNHDGSMITSTQALIRIATSAFGLANFTVPIDPKKRGFHDIWAKTEVVLLPKVR
- the cod gene encoding chitin oligosaccharide deacetylase, with product MKLKKLALLTAASIVISGSALAQTSPKGTIYLTFDDGPINASLDVIRVLNEGGIKATFYFNAWHLDGIGDENEDRALEALKLALDSGHVVGNHSYDHMIHNCVEEFGPNSGAECNATGNHQINSYQDPVYDAATFEQNLAVLERYFPSISSYPNYKGDELARLPYTNGWRVTKSFKADGLCATSDNLKPWEPGYVCDPDNPSNSVKASIEVQNMLANKGYQTHGWDVDWAPENWGIAMPANSLTEAVPFLSYVDAALNSCAPTTINPINSKAQQFPCGTPLHADKVIVLTHEFLFEDGKRGMGATQNLPKLAEFIRIAKEAGYVFDTMDNYTPEWQVNTTYSTGAYVLHQGTVYKAVTSHTAQADWAPSATSSLWTNADPATNWMLNVEYAQGDVVSYKGVRYLVNVPHVSQVTWTPDTQNTLFTAL
- a CDS encoding PTS sugar transporter subunit IIB — translated: MKKILLCCSAGMSTSMLVKKMEQAAASKGIECKIDALSVNAFEEAIKEYDVCLLGPQVRFQLESLQKTAQEHGKNIAAISPQAYGMMKGDEVLQQALDLIN
- a CDS encoding PTS sugar transporter subunit IIC; the encoded protein is MKLYDAIIGVVEKYIAPIAAKVGNQPHVRAMRDGFIVAMPFIIVGSFILIFAFPPFSEDTTNTFGRVWLDFATKHFDTIMMPFNMSMGIMTIFVSLGVAYSLAKAYKMDGITSAVLSLMCFLLVAAPAKDGALSMAHMGGTGIFTAVMCAFFAVELYRFMKKHNITIRMPEQVPPAIARSFEVLLPVLAIFITLYPLSLFVQAQYDMLIPDAVMAMFKPLISASNTLPAIIGALLVCQLLWFAGIHGAAIVVGLLSPIFLTNISANIDAFVAGQPVPNVFTQPFWDFYIFIGGSGATLALVMLMSFSRSAHLKSIGRMSAVPGLFQINEPVIFGSPVVMNPILFLPFVFAPVINATIAYFAVQFGFVGMGVATTPWTTPAIIGASWGSGWTFTPILLVVGLLILDLFIYLPFFKMFEKQILEQEQPTTESQEQPQGSGQGVTA
- a CDS encoding PTS lactose/cellobiose transporter subunit IIA, giving the protein MEQELVVMEIICNAGEARSLCFEALKLSRKKEFALADEKLAQAKECLNKSHLVQTQLIEEDQGEGKVPMTLVMVHAQDHLMTTILAHELAVEMVELHKQLAG